The following proteins come from a genomic window of Candidatus Caccoplasma merdavium:
- a CDS encoding ComF family protein, with amino-acid sequence MEQLFRGKADIDAAFALFYSTPHSGYRNLLHHIKYHNGKECARYLGQFYARELRASGQLDDIDFIIPVPLHRSRLRKRGYNQSEWIARGIADVSGIAVDTHSLIRRKSNPSQTHLSLYERWLNTRDIFVLSPRHTCTGRHILLVDDIVTTGATLLACTEALQAAKPAGISLFALSFAR; translated from the coding sequence ATGGAACAGTTGTTCAGGGGGAAAGCCGACATCGACGCCGCTTTTGCCCTGTTTTATTCCACCCCCCACTCCGGCTACCGGAATCTGCTGCACCACATCAAATACCACAACGGGAAAGAATGCGCCCGCTACTTGGGACAGTTCTATGCCCGGGAGCTTCGCGCAAGCGGGCAACTCGACGACATCGACTTCATCATACCCGTTCCCCTGCACCGCTCCCGGTTGCGGAAGCGCGGCTACAACCAAAGCGAATGGATTGCCCGCGGCATTGCCGACGTGAGCGGCATCGCCGTCGACACCCACAGCCTCATACGCCGCAAATCCAATCCGTCGCAGACTCACCTCTCCCTCTACGAACGCTGGCTCAACACCCGCGACATCTTTGTTCTCTCGCCCAGGCACACCTGCACCGGCCGTCATATCCTCCTTGTCGACGACATCGTCACGACAGGAGCCACACTCCTGGCCTGCACCGAGGCATTACAGGCCGCCAAACCGGCCGGCATATCACTTTTTGCCCTCTCATTCGCCCGTTAA